The sequence below is a genomic window from Denitratisoma sp. DHT3.
GAACAGGCCGATGCCACCGGCCTCAGCGTAGATGCGCCGCGCCCGCGTCAGGGCATCGATCAACAGCAGTTCGCCCAGACCTTTGCCCTGATATTGCCGGTCGACCGCTAGTCGCCCCAGGCGCACGCCGGGAATGCGGCGCGGCAGCTTCTTGTGCCAGGCCTCCGGCAGATGCCGATTTTCGAGTTCGGCCAAGGTCAGCGCGTAGTAGCCGCAGATGCGCGCCGGCTCTTCTTCGCGGAGGGCGACGAAGGTTTTTGACAACCCCTTGTCCTGATGCTGGCGTGCGACCTGCCGCAGCCAGTCGTTCAGTTCCTGGCGGCCGCAGTCGAACGCCTGCCGGTCATGGTTCCCAGTTAAAGGCAGTACCTGCATCGTCTCGCTTGGCTTTTTGATAGCGATTCAGGGCAGCCTTCAACTTGGCATTCGGCTTGGGCGGGTTTTCCATCAAGTCGAGTAACCAGTTCCAGTCGCGCGGGCTGAGGCGGATGACCTCCTCGCGCTCGATGACTTCCTGGGCCTCTTTCAGCGCGGCCTGCACCAGAAACTGATTGACTGTGGCGCCCGTCAATTCGGCGGCGCGGCACAGCGTCTCGTAGACCTCGTGTGGAACCCGGGCGCCGATACGATCTTGTTTGGTAGCAGCGGTACTCATTCTTCACCTCCAACGATTACTTGAGTTTTCAGTGTATCACTGTCGCCATTTTGGCGACAAAGCCATGGCGAATGGCGGAGGGATGGCTTGTTCGTCGAATTCCGCAGCCTGCGCGACGAGATCCCGCCGCACTACTGAGCGGCGGCTCCCGGTACCGGGCCGGTGAGCTTGTCGCGCAGCAGGCCGAAGCGGGCCGGTGC
It includes:
- a CDS encoding DUF1778 domain-containing protein → MSTAATKQDRIGARVPHEVYETLCRAAELTGATVNQFLVQAALKEAQEVIEREEVIRLSPRDWNWLLDLMENPPKPNAKLKAALNRYQKAKRDDAGTAFNWEP
- a CDS encoding GNAT family N-acetyltransferase, which translates into the protein MQVLPLTGNHDRQAFDCGRQELNDWLRQVARQHQDKGLSKTFVALREEEPARICGYYALTLAELENRHLPEAWHKKLPRRIPGVRLGRLAVDRQYQGKGLGELLLIDALTRARRIYAEAGGIGLFVDALDEQAAAYYRRFGFQSAPDNPLLLFLSAQAEGEGRPKGGPAQRDAVTSEARRHKGRGTRMIEK